A portion of the Halobacillus ihumii genome contains these proteins:
- the spoVG gene encoding septation regulator SpoVG produces MEVTDVRLRRVNTEGRMRAIASITLDQEFVVHDIRVIDGNNGLFVAMPSKRTPDGEFRDIAHPINSGTRGKIQDAVLNEYHKAGEIDTEVEYEEAGAS; encoded by the coding sequence AAATACCGAAGGAAGAATGCGAGCAATTGCTTCTATTACCTTAGATCAGGAGTTTGTTGTCCATGACATACGGGTGATTGATGGCAACAATGGTCTCTTTGTGGCTATGCCTAGTAAACGGACACCTGACGGGGAATTTCGGGATATTGCCCATCCTATCAATTCTGGTACACGTGGGAAAATTCAAGACGCTGTACTTAATGAATACCACAAAGCTGGTGAAATTGATACGGAAGTAGAGTATGAAGAAGCAGGTGCTTCTTAA
- the glmU gene encoding bifunctional UDP-N-acetylglucosamine diphosphorylase/glucosamine-1-phosphate N-acetyltransferase GlmU, protein MTNKYAVVLAAGQGTRMKSKLYKVLHPVCGKPMVQHVVDQLKELQLNELITIVGFGAEKVQDQLGEDSHYVVQEKQLGTGHAVLQADHILAGKQGTTVVACGDTPLLTKDTLKKMMDHHDSTQAKATVLTAHAENPHGYGRVIRGGNGQVERIVEQKDASQDEQAVQEINTGTYCFDNEFLFEALKSVSNDNSQGEYYLPDVIQILQDKNETVSAYQTPDFSESLGVNDRVALAQAEKLMKQRINERHMRNGVTVMDPDHTYIGPDVKMGQDVIVYPGSIIEGNTMIEDDAVIGPHSTVKDCYIGGETTVKQSVATNSHIGARVKIGPYAHIRPESSLSDDVKVGNFVEIKKSVFAEGSKVSHLSYIGDADVGSGVNIGCGTITVNYDGQHKFMTKIEDDAFIGCNSNLIAPVTVGKGAYVAAGSTINEDVPAEALSIARSRQTNKEGYVSKLNSNKKE, encoded by the coding sequence ATGACCAATAAGTATGCGGTAGTGTTAGCAGCCGGACAAGGTACACGCATGAAGTCAAAGCTTTATAAAGTTTTGCACCCAGTATGCGGTAAGCCAATGGTGCAACATGTAGTTGATCAACTAAAGGAATTACAATTAAATGAGTTAATTACCATTGTTGGTTTTGGTGCAGAAAAAGTTCAAGACCAACTCGGAGAAGATAGCCATTATGTCGTGCAAGAGAAGCAATTGGGAACGGGGCATGCTGTCCTTCAGGCCGATCATATTCTTGCCGGAAAGCAAGGAACAACGGTTGTTGCATGCGGAGACACGCCGTTACTCACGAAAGATACATTGAAGAAGATGATGGATCACCATGATTCTACTCAAGCAAAGGCAACTGTACTAACAGCTCATGCTGAGAACCCTCATGGATATGGACGGGTTATTCGCGGCGGTAATGGTCAGGTGGAGCGTATTGTTGAACAAAAGGATGCTTCACAGGATGAACAGGCTGTCCAGGAAATTAACACAGGTACATATTGTTTTGATAATGAATTTTTGTTCGAAGCCTTAAAGAGTGTCTCTAATGATAATTCACAAGGAGAATATTATTTGCCGGATGTCATTCAGATTCTTCAGGACAAAAATGAAACAGTAAGCGCCTATCAAACTCCGGACTTTTCTGAATCCCTCGGTGTTAATGATCGTGTAGCCTTAGCTCAAGCAGAGAAGTTGATGAAACAGCGCATTAACGAACGGCACATGCGCAATGGTGTAACAGTAATGGATCCTGATCATACCTACATTGGCCCGGATGTGAAAATGGGACAAGACGTGATCGTGTACCCAGGTTCTATTATTGAAGGAAATACAATGATTGAAGATGATGCCGTAATTGGTCCTCATTCAACTGTAAAGGATTGCTATATCGGCGGAGAAACGACTGTTAAACAAAGTGTTGCAACAAACAGTCACATTGGGGCGCGTGTCAAAATAGGTCCGTATGCCCACATTCGTCCAGAATCGTCTCTCAGTGACGATGTAAAAGTTGGTAATTTTGTTGAAATTAAGAAGTCTGTTTTCGCTGAAGGCAGTAAGGTATCACATTTAAGCTATATTGGTGACGCTGATGTAGGAAGCGGAGTTAATATAGGTTGTGGTACAATTACAGTGAACTATGATGGACAACATAAGTTTATGACGAAAATTGAAGATGACGCCTTTATAGGTTGTAATTCAAACCTTATTGCACCTGTTACTGTAGGCAAAGGTGCATATGTAGCAGCTGGTTCTACAATTAATGAGGATGTCCCGGCCGAGGCCTTGTCAATTGCCAGGTCAAGACAAACCAATAAAGAAGGCTATGTAAGTAAACTTAATTCAAATAAAAAAGAGTAA
- a CDS encoding ribose-phosphate diphosphokinase, with protein MATGYKDSKLKVFSLNSNPELAEEIAENIGTDLGKCTVTRFSDGEIQINIDESIRGCDVYVVQSTCAPVNQHIMELLIMIDALKRASARTINIVMPYYGYARQDRKARAREPITAKLVANLLETAGASRVIMLDLHAPQIQGFFDMPIDHLVGVPILSDYFEEKNFEDVVIVSPDHGGVTRARKMADRLKAPIAIIDKRRPRPNVAEVMNIVGNIEGKTAIMIDDIIDTAGTITLAANALVENGAKDVYACCTHPVLSGPAIDRIDNSTIKELVVTNTIPLGEDKASEKITQLSVAPLISEAIIRVHERQSVSILFD; from the coding sequence ATGGCAACTGGGTACAAGGATTCAAAATTAAAGGTATTCTCTCTGAATTCTAATCCTGAACTAGCAGAAGAAATCGCTGAGAATATTGGGACAGATCTTGGAAAGTGTACGGTTACAAGGTTTAGTGACGGAGAGATTCAAATCAACATCGATGAAAGTATTCGTGGCTGCGACGTATATGTAGTTCAGTCCACGTGTGCACCTGTGAATCAGCATATCATGGAACTGCTGATTATGATTGATGCTTTAAAGCGTGCTTCTGCACGTACGATTAATATAGTTATGCCATACTATGGTTATGCTAGACAAGACCGTAAAGCTCGCGCACGTGAACCAATTACAGCGAAGCTAGTTGCTAATTTACTTGAGACAGCAGGGGCTTCCAGGGTCATTATGCTGGATTTGCATGCTCCTCAAATTCAAGGTTTCTTCGATATGCCAATTGATCATCTTGTAGGTGTACCGATTCTTTCCGATTACTTCGAAGAAAAGAATTTTGAAGATGTAGTCATCGTATCTCCGGATCATGGAGGAGTAACGCGAGCGCGTAAGATGGCTGACCGCCTTAAGGCCCCGATTGCCATTATTGATAAACGCCGTCCACGGCCTAATGTAGCCGAAGTCATGAATATTGTTGGAAACATCGAAGGAAAAACAGCGATTATGATTGATGACATCATTGATACGGCTGGTACCATTACGCTTGCAGCTAACGCATTAGTTGAAAACGGAGCGAAGGATGTCTATGCTTGCTGTACCCATCCAGTACTCTCAGGGCCGGCTATTGACCGTATTGATAATTCAACTATTAAAGAGCTCGTTGTCACTAATACGATCCCGCTTGGAGAAGATAAGGCAAGCGAGAAAATCACTCAGTTATCAGTGGCTCCTTTAATCAGTGAAGCTATCATCCGGGTTCATGAACGTCAATCCGTAAGTATTTTGTTTGATTAA
- a CDS encoding 50S ribosomal protein L25/general stress protein Ctc: protein MAITLKANQRKDLKHSTTRELRYQGDVPGVVYGKDKEPVTVAVNSIELLKTVRDEGKNAIISLDIDGGNTVNVMLHEYQIDPLKDVLIHADFYIVNMSEEMDVEVPIHLEGEAAGSKEGGVLQQPLYELAVRAKPGDIPEEIVINVSELNIGDNVMVSDLKESRNYEITEDENTTIVSVTPPEEMPEEPDTDNADEEPEVINQKGDADESEDDESKE, encoded by the coding sequence TTGGCTATAACACTTAAAGCAAATCAAAGGAAAGATTTAAAACACTCGACAACTCGTGAATTGCGCTATCAGGGCGATGTTCCAGGTGTCGTTTACGGTAAAGATAAAGAGCCTGTTACTGTGGCTGTTAACAGTATCGAACTACTTAAAACTGTCCGTGATGAAGGGAAAAACGCTATCATTTCATTAGATATTGACGGTGGAAATACAGTAAACGTAATGCTTCATGAATATCAAATCGATCCACTTAAGGATGTGTTGATTCATGCAGACTTCTACATTGTGAATATGTCTGAAGAAATGGACGTTGAAGTACCGATTCACCTTGAAGGTGAAGCTGCAGGCTCGAAAGAAGGCGGAGTTCTTCAACAGCCATTATATGAGTTGGCAGTCCGTGCTAAACCAGGTGATATTCCTGAAGAGATTGTCATAAACGTTTCCGAGTTAAATATCGGTGACAACGTGATGGTTAGTGATTTGAAAGAATCTCGTAACTATGAAATTACAGAAGATGAAAATACAACCATTGTTTCTGTTACTCCACCTGAAGAAATGCCGGAAGAGCCTGACACAGATAACGCAGATGAAGAACCTGAAGTTATCAACCAAAAAGGCGATGCGGATGAGTCAGAGGACGACGAAAGTAAAGAATAA
- the pth gene encoding aminoacyl-tRNA hydrolase, producing the protein MKCIVGLGNPGRKYEKTRHNIGFMIVDELAKRNDWTLEQKKFKGLFTIEHINGEKVLLLKPQTYMNLSGDSLRLFMDYFEIEEDDILVIYDDLDLPPGRMRLRQKGGHGGHNGIRSIIDQLGTKGFKRLRVGVGRPSVPMSVVDYVLGTFDKDQQEHVQEAINQSVKACETWFEQPFAEVMNTYNVKS; encoded by the coding sequence ATGAAGTGTATTGTAGGTCTAGGGAATCCTGGAAGGAAATATGAAAAAACACGCCATAATATTGGATTTATGATTGTTGATGAATTAGCAAAACGAAATGATTGGACACTGGAACAAAAAAAGTTTAAAGGGCTGTTTACCATTGAGCATATAAACGGTGAGAAGGTTCTTTTGCTAAAGCCTCAGACGTATATGAACTTATCTGGCGATTCCCTTCGCCTGTTCATGGACTATTTCGAGATCGAAGAGGACGATATACTCGTCATTTACGATGATCTGGATTTACCGCCAGGGAGAATGCGTCTTCGTCAGAAGGGCGGACATGGTGGTCATAATGGAATACGAAGCATCATAGATCAGTTGGGTACAAAAGGGTTTAAACGTTTGCGGGTGGGCGTCGGAAGGCCTTCTGTACCGATGAGCGTGGTGGATTATGTATTGGGTACATTTGATAAAGATCAGCAAGAGCACGTGCAAGAAGCAATAAACCAATCCGTCAAAGCTTGTGAAACATGGTTTGAGCAGCCATTCGCCGAAGTCATGAATACCTATAATGTGAAATCATAA
- a CDS encoding anti-sigma-F factor Fin family protein: MNINYICRHCNRQVGKLDRERVEVSELGLECLNEDDHREMITYSSNGDMNIRTICHSCERTLDQHPHYHEQDYFIH, from the coding sequence ATGAATATTAATTATATATGCCGACATTGCAACCGCCAAGTCGGAAAATTAGACCGTGAACGAGTCGAAGTTTCCGAGCTTGGCTTAGAGTGTTTGAATGAGGACGATCACAGGGAAATGATTACGTACAGCAGCAATGGTGATATGAATATCAGAACGATTTGCCATTCGTGTGAACGTACCCTTGATCAACATCCTCATTATCACGAGCAAGATTACTTTATTCATTAA